From one Nitrosopumilus sp. genomic stretch:
- a CDS encoding cupin domain-containing protein has protein sequence MNIVRETKVHTNMMLETASMQMAQNILFMTNIKKIIINENLEDDKTGRESGNVYLNRISENLSTDELKSYFIKFEKGSKSKIHLHDSDQIIIGMKGIGQIVTFSKINDHKFKIDESLELGENESVLIPSGTPHWHGATENHSSSQLSFMKSGKTFWF, from the coding sequence ATGAACATTGTAAGGGAGACAAAAGTACACACAAACATGATGCTGGAAACTGCATCCATGCAGATGGCACAAAACATCCTATTCATGACAAACATTAAGAAAATCATAATTAATGAAAATCTGGAGGATGATAAAACTGGGCGTGAGTCTGGCAATGTCTACCTTAATCGTATATCTGAAAACTTATCTACAGATGAATTAAAATCGTATTTTATTAAATTTGAAAAGGGTTCGAAATCCAAGATTCATCTTCACGATTCAGATCAAATCATTATTGGAATGAAAGGCATTGGTCAAATAGTAACTTTTTCAAAAATTAATGATCATAAATTCAAGATAGATGAATCTCTGGAACTTGGAGAAAATGAATCTGTTTTAATTCCGTCTGGAACACCACATTGGCATGGTGCAACTGAAAATCACTCCTCATCACAACTATCCTTTATGAAAAGCGGTAAGACATTTTGGTTTTGA
- a CDS encoding uracil-DNA glycosylase: MESIESLNKKIASCKKCPRLSKYIRDVAKNKVRRFKEDRYYGKPLSGFGDVNAKLLIVGLAPAAHGGNRTGRMFTGDSSGDWVAKVMHKHGFASIPTSQRIDDGLILKNAYITAAVRCAPPQNKPTQEEMNTCFGYLEKEKEILKSITTVLCLGKIAYDAACKLYKIKPEKFGHNKLFQYDKIRILTSYHPSKQNTQTGRLTWAQWSAVFAKAKKLTMA, encoded by the coding sequence TTGGAATCAATTGAATCGCTAAACAAAAAAATTGCAAGTTGTAAAAAATGTCCCAGATTATCAAAATACATCAGAGATGTTGCAAAAAATAAGGTCAGGCGATTCAAAGAGGACAGATACTATGGAAAGCCCCTTTCAGGATTTGGGGATGTCAATGCTAAATTACTCATAGTGGGTTTAGCCCCAGCTGCACATGGAGGAAACAGAACGGGAAGAATGTTTACGGGGGATTCATCGGGGGATTGGGTCGCCAAAGTAATGCACAAACATGGATTTGCATCAATTCCTACCAGTCAGAGAATTGATGATGGACTGATCCTCAAAAATGCCTACATCACTGCTGCAGTTAGATGTGCACCACCACAAAACAAGCCTACACAGGAGGAGATGAATACGTGTTTTGGTTACTTGGAGAAAGAAAAAGAGATTCTAAAAAGCATCACAACAGTTCTTTGTCTTGGAAAAATAGCATATGATGCTGCTTGTAAATTGTACAAGATAAAACCTGAAAAATTTGGGCATAACAAGTTATTCCAATATGATAAAATCAGAATTCTTACATCTTACCATCCCTCAAAACAAAACACCCAGACAGGACGACTGACTTGGGCACAATGGTCCGCAGTATTTGCAAAAGCTAAAAAACTTACTATGGCTTGA
- a CDS encoding DUF6659 family protein, with protein MSDEQFSIEDVKNKIKDILAEPEIRYCGLIDCQGELIAGDFKEGVIPFENDARRRQTFQELAHRVANRKGFDANLGRVKYSSSRREKVVMMSFPFGRYILLVIAEPSVNIDRLAWKIIYKLEHQWSEFHGM; from the coding sequence ATGTCTGATGAGCAATTTTCAATTGAAGATGTTAAAAATAAAATTAAAGATATTTTGGCAGAACCTGAAATTCGATATTGTGGTTTGATTGATTGCCAAGGAGAACTAATTGCAGGAGATTTTAAAGAAGGAGTTATTCCTTTTGAAAATGATGCAAGACGAAGGCAGACATTTCAAGAACTAGCTCACCGAGTTGCAAACAGAAAAGGATTTGATGCCAATTTGGGCAGAGTCAAATATTCCTCTTCAAGGAGAGAAAAGGTTGTGATGATGAGTTTTCCTTTTGGCAGATACATATTATTGGTTATTGCTGAACCCAGCGTAAACATAGATAGGCTTGCTTGGAAAATAATTTACAAGCTAGAACATCAATGGTCTGAGTTTCATGGGATGTAA
- a CDS encoding helix-turn-helix domain-containing protein → MQTLQHVFKVEEAEQKDSLLEILSDKYCRAILESTMDKPKSAIEITAEAGIPMSTVYRRIQTLHDNKLLKTSGIITDDGKRLFMYKSKIKGIQSRYNDGKTEVELILN, encoded by the coding sequence ATGCAAACATTACAACATGTCTTCAAAGTTGAAGAAGCAGAGCAAAAAGATAGCCTACTTGAAATTTTATCTGACAAGTATTGTAGAGCCATCCTAGAATCTACTATGGACAAGCCAAAGTCCGCAATTGAGATAACCGCAGAGGCTGGAATCCCAATGAGTACGGTGTATAGAAGAATTCAAACACTTCATGACAACAAATTACTCAAAACATCCGGAATAATTACAGATGATGGTAAAAGACTATTCATGTACAAAAGCAAGATCAAAGGAATTCAAAGTAGATACAATGATGGCAAGACGGAAGTTGAGTTAATTCTCAACTAG
- a CDS encoding dicarboxylate/amino acid:cation symporter — MVIKSFKYPIPQITYLVKKRLWAQVLFALFLGLVVGIILGPEIGLVEKETAEVITDWLSIPANLFLKIIQMIIIPLIFASIIRGITSSGSMEQLQKLGLGVSVYFVATTIIALTIGILLVSTIEPGNFIDSSLIRESFGIEDVEPVEKAEFSIQDIPQSIVGLIPSNPLASFMSGEMLSIIIFALIVGVSMISIPKQSSLPILDLLESIQKITLKVVSWAMRLAPFAAFGLIAGITSKIGLSALGVLGAYMLTVVIGLFVMILVYMLIIKFFAKRPLSSTFKMMKDAQLLAFSTSSSAAVMPLSIKTAEEKMKIKPKVSQFIIPLGATINMDGTALYQIVAVFFLAQLFSIDLGFTTILLITLTALAASIGAPSAPGTGIVILSTILITAGIPPVAVVLLLGVDRILDMTRTMVNVTGDLTACLVFDKRIKEEDNVED; from the coding sequence ATGGTCATAAAGTCTTTCAAATATCCCATTCCACAGATTACTTATCTAGTAAAGAAAAGACTTTGGGCTCAAGTTCTATTTGCATTGTTTTTAGGATTAGTGGTAGGGATAATTTTAGGTCCAGAAATAGGATTAGTTGAGAAAGAAACTGCTGAGGTCATCACTGATTGGCTATCAATTCCAGCAAATCTGTTTTTAAAAATTATTCAAATGATCATTATTCCGTTAATTTTTGCATCAATCATTCGAGGAATAACATCATCTGGAAGTATGGAACAATTACAAAAACTAGGATTAGGTGTATCAGTATATTTTGTTGCAACAACAATCATTGCATTAACAATAGGAATTCTACTTGTATCAACAATAGAACCAGGAAATTTTATTGACAGTTCTTTGATTAGAGAAAGTTTTGGAATTGAAGATGTCGAACCTGTTGAAAAAGCGGAATTTAGCATACAAGATATTCCTCAAAGCATAGTGGGTTTGATCCCAAGTAATCCTTTAGCTTCTTTTATGTCTGGAGAGATGTTAAGCATCATAATTTTTGCATTAATTGTAGGTGTGTCTATGATTTCAATTCCTAAACAAAGTTCTCTACCAATTCTAGATTTGTTAGAATCCATACAAAAAATTACCCTGAAAGTAGTTTCATGGGCCATGCGTCTTGCACCATTTGCAGCATTTGGTCTAATCGCAGGAATTACGTCTAAAATCGGTCTTTCTGCATTGGGGGTACTTGGGGCATACATGCTGACTGTTGTGATAGGTCTTTTTGTAATGATATTGGTGTACATGCTAATCATCAAGTTTTTTGCAAAGAGACCACTATCTTCCACATTTAAAATGATGAAAGATGCTCAGCTTCTTGCATTCTCAACTTCTAGTTCGGCAGCTGTTATGCCATTATCAATTAAAACTGCTGAAGAAAAAATGAAAATCAAACCAAAAGTTTCTCAGTTTATCATCCCATTGGGTGCTACAATTAATATGGATGGAACTGCACTTTATCAAATTGTAGCAGTATTTTTTCTTGCGCAGCTTTTCAGTATAGATTTAGGATTTACAACAATTCTTTTGATAACATTAACTGCACTTGCCGCATCTATTGGTGCACCGTCAGCACCTGGGACAGGCATTGTAATTCTTTCAACAATTCTCATCACTGCAGGCATTCCGCCTGTTGCAGTTGTATTATTACTTGGAGTAGACAGAATATTAGATATGACAAGAACAATGGTCAATGTTACAGGAGATCTTACTGCATGTTTGGTTTTCGATAAGAGGATAAAAGAAGAGGACAATGTCGAAGATTAA
- a CDS encoding ABC transporter substrate-binding protein, protein MKNTQLLSVVFSLIMFTGVTASSTAFADTDDLEDRLEDFCEMNIEQRSDFLTDYPDMAEYDEKLSAICEIEDEDEREDALDDFIFDVVLARDEIEDDFDDEYDELEDDRDEENDVDDKYDRHADLEDRLKYFCDMTDEEKRQLFADYPRLEQFSDRLANYCDLSEDERDDKIDDFIRENAPDTRVHDKYDLDDMLERFCDMTNEDKRKFFDNYPRLEQFSDRILNYCEISENERDDAIDKLIAEHKDVMRDYMNEKIHDKVTDIMDYDRLCSMTASDRAAEITDVATLDRISKWCNMTPEERDDYKEEHHDDIKDKVTDRIRMSDMSPRLKAMIMENHEISDEKREEIKMKYREKHGEITDEIKSELKMKFKDHMTKVKIKMSDERRSAIHDRLADMKAFKAELREKASEMTDEEKQKLREEFIEKAKDMQLAWISPRTQITAGIDASDVECREGFSLVMKASNGVPMCLKSDTALKMIDRGIVVPAN, encoded by the coding sequence ATGAAAAATACACAACTTCTAAGCGTTGTTTTTTCACTGATCATGTTTACTGGAGTAACTGCCAGTAGTACAGCATTTGCTGATACTGATGATCTTGAAGATAGACTAGAAGACTTTTGTGAAATGAACATCGAGCAAAGAAGCGACTTTTTAACTGACTATCCAGATATGGCAGAATATGATGAAAAACTTTCTGCAATTTGTGAGATAGAAGATGAGGATGAACGTGAAGACGCTCTTGATGATTTCATTTTCGATGTTGTTCTAGCTAGAGACGAAATTGAAGACGACTTTGATGACGAATATGATGAACTAGAAGATGATAGAGACGAAGAAAACGATGTAGACGACAAATATGACCGACATGCAGATCTTGAAGATAGACTGAAATATTTCTGTGACATGACTGACGAGGAAAAACGTCAATTATTTGCAGACTATCCAAGACTAGAACAGTTCTCAGACAGACTAGCAAACTATTGTGATTTGTCTGAAGATGAACGTGACGACAAAATTGACGATTTCATCAGAGAGAATGCCCCAGATACTAGAGTTCATGACAAATATGATCTTGATGATATGCTGGAACGATTCTGTGATATGACAAACGAGGACAAACGAAAATTCTTTGATAACTATCCAAGACTAGAACAGTTTTCTGACAGAATTCTGAACTATTGTGAAATATCCGAAAATGAAAGAGATGACGCAATTGACAAACTTATTGCAGAACACAAAGATGTTATGCGTGATTACATGAACGAGAAAATTCATGATAAAGTGACAGACATCATGGATTATGATAGATTGTGCTCAATGACAGCATCTGATAGAGCCGCAGAAATTACTGATGTTGCAACACTTGATAGAATCTCAAAATGGTGTAATATGACACCTGAAGAAAGAGATGACTACAAAGAAGAACATCATGATGACATCAAAGACAAAGTTACTGACAGAATCCGAATGTCTGACATGTCCCCACGACTCAAGGCAATGATCATGGAAAACCATGAAATTTCAGATGAGAAACGTGAAGAAATCAAGATGAAATACAGAGAAAAACACGGTGAGATAACAGATGAGATAAAATCAGAATTAAAGATGAAGTTCAAAGATCACATGACAAAAGTCAAAATCAAAATGTCTGATGAGCGAAGATCTGCAATTCATGACAGACTGGCTGACATGAAGGCATTCAAGGCAGAACTTCGTGAGAAAGCATCTGAAATGACTGACGAGGAAAAACAAAAACTTAGAGAAGAATTCATTGAAAAGGCAAAAGACATGCAATTAGCATGGATTTCCCCACGTACACAAATTACTGCAGGCATTGATGCTTCAGACGTAGAGTGTCGTGAAGGATTCAGTCTGGTAATGAAAGCATCAAACGGAGTACCAATGTGTCTCAAATCAGATACTGCTCTTAAGATGATAGATAGGGGAATTGTAGTTCCTGCTAACTAA
- a CDS encoding plastocyanin/azurin family copper-binding protein, producing MTSIDKMAITWSLGIVAVFVALAAAGDSIQGIADVPAPEPVIRPGTVETPSYEETKPKTDPFADLAAEVKEQNKEMTSESMSKQDKEQKQMKEQEQKGPKTVNVSIPSGTSVPGCEETNECYLPYSVTISKGDTVSWSNDDTAAHTVTSGSPSEGPDGNFDSSLVMSGAVYEFTFEQTGSYDYFCMVHPWMTGIVQVN from the coding sequence ATGACATCAATAGATAAAATGGCCATAACTTGGTCACTCGGAATTGTAGCAGTATTTGTTGCCTTGGCCGCTGCAGGAGATTCCATTCAGGGAATTGCAGACGTTCCAGCACCTGAACCAGTAATACGACCGGGAACTGTAGAAACCCCAAGCTATGAAGAAACAAAACCCAAAACAGATCCATTTGCAGATCTTGCTGCTGAAGTAAAAGAACAAAACAAAGAGATGACATCTGAATCAATGTCAAAACAAGACAAAGAGCAGAAGCAGATGAAAGAACAGGAGCAGAAAGGCCCTAAGACAGTTAACGTGTCAATACCATCTGGAACATCAGTACCAGGATGTGAAGAAACAAACGAATGTTATCTTCCATATTCAGTCACAATCTCAAAAGGAGATACAGTGAGTTGGTCAAACGATGATACTGCAGCACATACTGTAACTAGTGGTTCTCCTTCAGAAGGTCCTGATGGAAACTTTGACAGTAGTCTAGTCATGAGTGGGGCTGTTTACGAGTTTACGTTTGAGCAAACAGGAAGTTATGATTACTTCTGCATGGTTCATCCCTGGATGACTGGAATTGTTCAAGTAAACTAA
- a CDS encoding PAC2 family protein, with protein MVFVEMFEICSVLVVIMIITDEIKITEIEDFDLNDGYIIDGFPYDGYVGSISAESMVRTSQFKFVGFMDSKSFPPVSIIREGIANYPINIFVNEKLKVAVFLSHLHLPESFSKEIAKSILQFAKKHNCRLIISSMKITGAKISKEFNAVGSTKNARDTIKKLGMDIALNATMPGIPGVLLVEGRFSNQDVIVLLFSQKSGKNTDLEYGAKLCLTIGMLVPNLPCNIKLIEGETVKVEKMIKQTQKESKDLYDVIYR; from the coding sequence TTGGTTTTCGTAGAAATGTTTGAGATATGCAGTGTTCTAGTTGTCATAATGATCATTACTGATGAAATCAAAATTACAGAGATAGAGGATTTTGATTTGAATGATGGTTACATAATAGATGGTTTTCCATATGATGGATACGTAGGAAGCATATCTGCCGAATCAATGGTTAGAACTTCACAATTTAAATTTGTAGGATTTATGGATTCAAAGTCTTTTCCTCCAGTAAGTATCATCCGAGAAGGAATAGCAAATTATCCTATCAACATATTTGTAAATGAAAAACTCAAAGTTGCAGTATTTCTATCCCACCTTCATTTGCCTGAATCATTTTCAAAAGAAATCGCTAAATCTATTTTACAATTTGCAAAAAAACACAATTGCAGACTAATTATCAGCAGTATGAAGATTACCGGTGCCAAAATTTCAAAAGAATTCAATGCAGTAGGCAGTACAAAAAATGCTAGAGATACAATTAAAAAACTAGGAATGGATATTGCTTTGAATGCAACCATGCCTGGAATTCCAGGGGTATTGTTGGTCGAAGGAAGGTTTTCAAATCAAGATGTAATAGTATTATTGTTTTCCCAGAAAAGCGGCAAGAATACAGACTTGGAATATGGTGCAAAGTTATGCTTGACAATAGGCATGCTTGTTCCAAATTTACCTTGTAACATTAAACTCATCGAAGGAGAAACAGTAAAAGTTGAAAAAATGATCAAACAAACACAAAAAGAATCAAAAGATCTCTATGATGTAATATACCGATAA